GGTAGCGTGGCCGGTTCGGCTGTTCGTTCAACGTCGGATGGGAGAGCGAGGGTCCAGCCGACGTCGATCTGGTCCGGGTCTTCAAGGGTGTAGCCGTTGGGCTGTGGAATTCCCTTGTTGGCGTCGTAGAGCTCAGGCCAGCGGTGGGAATCGCCGAGGTGTGCGTCGGCCAGGTCCCACAGGGTGTCGCCCTTGGCCACGGTGATCGAGTCCAGCTCCACGGCCGTGGATGGTGCCGGTGGGGAGGCGGGGTTCGCTCGGGTTGGCTGCATGCTCGAGGCCGCGGCGGCGGCGCTTCCGGGGAGAGGAGCGGCGGGATCGGGTGGTTCGGCGGCGACGGTCTGGGGTGCGGCGATGAACGCGGCTGCGGCGGCAAGCACCAGTCCCCGGGCCAGGCCCTGGGGCAGCGATGCGGCGGGCAGTCTCGGGGCTTTGACGCCGCGCAGCAGGGCGGCGGCTTCGATGACAATCAAGGCGGTGAGCCAGGCCCACAGGAGCCAGGCGGCAGCCCACACGAGGATGAGGAGGAAGCGGCCGCTGTCTGGGGCGAGCAGCATCGAGGCGAGCCTGTCCAGGAGGGCAGGAAGCCTGGCAGGCGGGCGAGTCGGAGCAGGAGCCACGGGGTGCCGAGGGTGATCGCGGCGATGGCGGCGATGGCGGCGAGGCTGCGCAGGATACGGGTCATTGCTCGGTGCCTCCCAGGACCGACTTGACCGTGGCGGTGCCGGTCTCGCTCACGGGAAGTGTGTTGATGCCGATGATGGAGAGGAACTGGCAGGTGTAGCGGCCGGTGGCGGTGACGGTGATCGTGTTCCCGCCGCGGATGCTGGCCGTGCCGTTGTAGGGGGACGCCGCGACGTAGGTGTTCGCGGCGGTGATGGCTGCGTGGACGTCTGGCCGGGCCCTGCCGGTAGCGAGAATGAGGTGTTGCCCACCGGCCCGAGCGGCCTCGTCGGCGACGGCCCGGGCATCCTGCGAGGCTCCCACGTGGCCGGCGAAGTCGACCCCGATCCCGACGATCACCATGAACGCCGTCAGCGCCACTGACACCCACACCGAGACCATGCCCCGCTCCCCAGCATTCAGATGAATGGAGGACCCCGGCGGGGCCGGGGTGCGGCGCGGCGGGTCCTGGTCATCGTCTGCTCCTATAGGTGTCCACCGGTGAGGTCTTGGTGGCGGTCAGGGTGCGGGTCTGCGGAAAGCCGGGGAGCCCCACACCGAAATCGACGGTGCAGGTCACAGTGACCACCACGCTCGCCGGTGAACCCAGCGGCGCCCGCAGTCCGGCAGTGTTGACCGTCACCGACGACGTGCGGCAGGCGGTTCCGGACTCGACAAGCGTCGAGGCGGCCACCGCCCGGGCGGAACTCGTCGCCGTGGCGGTGTCTCGTTCGATCGAGGCGGCGCGGGCGGCCTGCGAGGCCGCGGAGGTCACCGTCATCTGGGCCAGCGCGTGGGTGGCCAGCACGATCAGCAGGCCGACAACGCCGAGGAGGACAGGCAGAATGATCGCCGTCTCGACGGCCACCATCATCCCCCGCTGATCATCGGTCCTCGGCATCGCAGATCAACCCCCGCTCGTGACGTTGACGACCTGGACCTCAGCGATCCGCAGTGTGGCGGTGTCGTCGATCTGCAGGGTGATGGTGCCGCTCTGCCCGATGCCAGACCAGTTCACCACCCAGTATGTGGTGGCGGTGACGGTGTACTCGCCGTCCTTGGCATACCTGTGGCCGCAGTCCGGGGACGGCTCGTTACGCACCCACATCGATTGCCACGGCTTCCCCAGTCCACAGGTGACGGTGGTCCCGTCGCCCATGTCCCACACCACCTTCGAGACCTGGCCGGTGGCGGTCACGGTGTAGCCCGCCTCAGAGACAGATTTGGTGATCGGCCCCCACGTCGACGGTGACGGGTTCGACACCCACATCCACACATTCCAGCCGACGTAGCCTAGATCGCGCGGTGCGCGTTCGGCCTGCTCGGGAAAGGTGCCCATACGAATCGCGGCGAGCTGCATCCGCTCCACCGCCCGCCGCGCGAGCTCGGCCGGATCCGGCGGGGCCGGCAACTGAAGCGCGGCGACCCAGATGTCCCACGTGGTACTCCATCCACCCTCGACACCGTTGCGGCACTCGACGATCGAGCCATCAGTGCGGCCGTTCCAGATGGCGTCAGTCAACGGCGGCTGGGCAGCCTTCACGCGGGCGTAGCACTGCAGATCCGGCCGCCATGCAAGACCCCACTGGAAACACGGCACCTCGGTGCCCATCGCCGTGTAGCAGCCCGACGGCGCCGAACCGCCACCGCCAGCACTCCCCTGCCCGCCACCGCCACCGCCACCGCCCGACGATCCGGGAACTTGGACACTCACAACGACGGCGTCCTCGTTGAGGAACGCTCCACCAGAGCCCTCCGCCCAAGCTGGCACGGTTCCGAGTGAGCAAAGCAGAGCCACGAGGACGACCCGCCGGAGCGGGGACCCCCTCAACATGATTCGACCGCCTCGCTTTGCCCACCGTTGATCCGCCAGCTGTTGCCCACTTCAACGACGTCAAGCGTGAAGTCGACGAAGCGGAGACGATTCGGGTCAAGGACTGACTTCCCAGCCGCATCGACCATGTCGCTGTTGGTGCTGTCGCTGCAGACGTAGACCTCGACCGAACGGACCCCTCCCGCCTCCACTACTGGACCCACTCCCTTGTAGGTGTAGCTGCGCTCGCCAACCTGGACGATGCCCTTGCTGCGGTAGTCGTTGAGGAGCTCCGCCTCGGCGGCGGTGTGCGTCCCAGTCGTGATGTTGGCCACCTGCTGGAAATCGGCGTCGGGGTCGCTTCGCACCGCGTTGAGTGCTCGGAAGTACTCGACCGCGGCGGCTTGAGCGGCCTCCTGCTCGGGAGTCTGGGTGCTGGTGGGTGATGGTGACGGCGACGCGACGGTGGGCGTCGGCGACGCGGTGGGCGACGGGGCGGCGCTGGTGGAGCTGGTCGTTGGGGCGGGGGTTTCGGCGGCGTCGGGTGTGCAGGCACTGAGGAGCATCAGGGTACTGACCGCCAGAAGGGCAGTGGGTGCGAGTCGCTTCTTCATGGTCTCTCCTCAGGATGGTGTGAGTCGTTGAGTGGGTGCGGTGGCTGTCACGTCGATCCTGACGGGAAACCCGGGGATCACGCGCAGCGCCATGCCAGTCACGGTGACAGTGGTCAGTCGCGCGGCCCGGTTGGCGGTGACCTGAACGGTATCGAGGGATCCGTTGTCGGCAGCCGCGGCAGCGGCAGCCTGCCCGTGAGCTGGGGTGGCGTCCAGGGCGGCGGCGGCGCGGACCCCGTCCTGCGCGGCGGCGTGTGCGGTGGCTTGGGCCCAGCTGAGCATGGCCCACTGCATCGCCAGCCACAGCGCGCTGAGGACGAGCGGGAAGAGGATGGTGGACAGGACGCTGGAGCTGAGGCCGCGCTGGTCCTGGTCAGGAGGGGAGGTTGGCCTGCACATATGCGGTGATCGCGGAGATGATCAGCACCGCGATCGCGACGGCGCCGGCGAGCAGGATCGCGTTCTCGGTGGACTGGGACAGGCCTCGCTCATCCCGGCCGCGGGGCTGCTGGACGGTATGGAGGGTGGCGGTGAGGTAGCAGTACAGAGCGAGCATGATGGGGTCCTTTCGGTTCAGATCATTCGGAGGACTGCGGGGACGACGAGGGTGATGGCCAGGACGAGGACGAGGCCGGCGACGGGGACGGCGATGCGTTCGCCGGCGGCGTTGGCGCGTGAGATTTGGGTGTTGAGGGTGGCGTTGCGCATCGCTGCGGCGCGGGCGCGCAGGGAGTCGTATACGCGGGTGCCGTCGGAGCCGCCGAGTCGCATGATGTCGGCGAGGTCCGTCAGGTCGGGCAGGTGTAGGTGGTTGCCCATGTCAGCCAGCGCGTCCCACGGGTTTTGGCCGGTGTAGTTGGTGCGGCGCAGTGTGGTGGCGAGGCGGTGGAACACCCAGGAGTCGCCGGTATCGGCAGCCCGGATCAGAGCTTGCGGCACGGTGGCACCGGCCAAGCGCTCTAGGGCCACCATTTCGACGAAAGCGCCTAGGGCGTAGGAGAACTCTTCGCGGGCCTTACGGGCCTGGTCACGCAGTTCATTGTTGGGAAGGAACCACAACAGGATCGCGAATCCCAGGGAGCCGAGGACGGGGATCGCGACGGGAGTCGGCAGGCCCACGAGCATCGTCGCCACAGAGATCACGGGCACCACCAGCAACCCGAGGACGGCGGAGATGATCTTCGAGCCGTAGAACGCGGCCCTGGTCCGCCCTAGCAGCGCCAGGTCCTTCTCGGGCGGTGCACCCCAGACGACGGCCGGCAGGTGCTGCTCGGCCCAGCGACCGAGGCGCACCTCAGCGTCCACCTTCCCCGCAGCATCGACCGGGTCGGCGGGGAGGCTGGTGGGTTGGAGGCGGCCGATGGCGTCCTTGAGATGGACCGGCGCGGGGACCATGCCGACGACGATGAGCACCACGCCGGCGGACAGCATCGCCCCGGACAGCATGGCCAGCTGCAGCCCGGTCATGACGCTGCCTGACGGTCAGCGACGGCGCTGC
The DNA window shown above is from Tessaracoccus defluvii and carries:
- a CDS encoding pilus assembly protein TadG-related protein, with amino-acid sequence MVSVWVSVALTAFMVIVGIGVDFAGHVGASQDARAVADEAARAGGQHLILATGRARPDVHAAITAANTYVAASPYNGTASIRGGNTITVTATGRYTCQFLSIIGINTLPVSETGTATVKSVLGGTEQ
- a CDS encoding type II secretion system F family protein; this translates as MTGLQLAMLSGAMLSAGVVLIVVGMVPAPVHLKDAIGRLQPTSLPADPVDAAGKVDAEVRLGRWAEQHLPAVVWGAPPEKDLALLGRTRAAFYGSKIISAVLGLLVVPVISVATMLVGLPTPVAIPVLGSLGFAILLWFLPNNELRDQARKAREEFSYALGAFVEMVALERLAGATVPQALIRAADTGDSWVFHRLATTLRRTNYTGQNPWDALADMGNHLHLPDLTDLADIMRLGGSDGTRVYDSLRARAAAMRNATLNTQISRANAAGERIAVPVAGLVLVLAITLVVPAVLRMI
- a CDS encoding TadE/TadG family type IV pilus assembly protein is translated as MCRPTSPPDQDQRGLSSSVLSTILFPLVLSALWLAMQWAMLSWAQATAHAAAQDGVRAAAALDATPAHGQAAAAAAADNGSLDTVQVTANRAARLTTVTVTGMALRVIPGFPVRIDVTATAPTQRLTPS
- a CDS encoding superantigen-like protein SSL4, translating into MKKRLAPTALLAVSTLMLLSACTPDAAETPAPTTSSTSAAPSPTASPTPTVASPSPSPTSTQTPEQEAAQAAAVEYFRALNAVRSDPDADFQQVANITTGTHTAAEAELLNDYRSKGIVQVGERSYTYKGVGPVVEAGGVRSVEVYVCSDSTNSDMVDAAGKSVLDPNRLRFVDFTLDVVEVGNSWRINGGQSEAVESC
- a CDS encoding TadE/TadG family type IV pilus assembly protein, with translation MPRTDDQRGMMVAVETAIILPVLLGVVGLLIVLATHALAQMTVTSAASQAARAASIERDTATATSSARAVAASTLVESGTACRTSSVTVNTAGLRAPLGSPASVVVTVTCTVDFGVGLPGFPQTRTLTATKTSPVDTYRSRR